The genomic window TCCATGCGCGACGCATTCGTGCACTGACCCGGGTGAGGAGGCTCAGGATGGAACTGGCCGTGACTTATCCGTCGCTGCCGACCTTGTTGCTCGCGGTCGCGCTGCTCCTGTTGCCCGGCCGGGTGGCGGTGCGCCGACGGCTGCGAACTCTTCGGCAGCCGGGGGCGGCACGCACCGCCGAGCCCGCATCGCGGCAGCAGCTCGACCCGCTGGCATCCGCTTCGGTGTTCGACCTGTTGGCAGCGTGTCTGCGGGCCGGACTGCCGATGGCGGGTGCCGCGCGGGCGGTGGCGCCAAGCGCGCCGGAACTGTTGGGCGAGGCACTGAGTCGGGCGGCGGATCTGCTCGCTCTCGGCGCCGATGCCGCCACCGCATGGGAGCGGGCGGCGGAAGGTGGCGCCGGACGGCCGGGCGCCGAGGACGTCGAGTCGTTGGCGCGGATGGCACGCAGATCCGCGCGGTCAGGTGCCTCGCTGGCGGTCGCGGTAGCGGAACTGGCCGAACAACGCCGGGGTGCGGTCGAGGATGCGGCCGCGGCGCGGGCCGAGCGGGCCGGGGTGTTGATCGGCGGTCCGCTCGGGCTCTGCTTCCTTCCCGCGTTCGTCTGCCTCGGCATCGTGCCGGTGGTGGTCGGCCTGGCAGGCCGGGTGCTCGGCGGTGGACTGCTGTGAGCGAGCGAGTCGTTGGCACTACCGCCGTGTCCGCCCCACCCAACGGAACG from Nocardia iowensis includes these protein-coding regions:
- a CDS encoding type II secretion system F family protein; this encodes MELAVTYPSLPTLLLAVALLLLPGRVAVRRRLRTLRQPGAARTAEPASRQQLDPLASASVFDLLAACLRAGLPMAGAARAVAPSAPELLGEALSRAADLLALGADAATAWERAAEGGAGRPGAEDVESLARMARRSARSGASLAVAVAELAEQRRGAVEDAAAARAERAGVLIGGPLGLCFLPAFVCLGIVPVVVGLAGRVLGGGLL